In a genomic window of Flavobacterium sp. KACC 22761:
- a CDS encoding DUF294 nucleotidyltransferase-like domain-containing protein yields the protein MKNTISQRVADFLKNYPPFNFLHQKDLEKLSEQISIIYKEKDAVIFAENDKTHDSFYVVHKGAVALKKNTKNTVLDMCDEGDIFGLRPLLAQENYIMEAVAHEESILYAIPIAVFKPYALENRNVGNFLIESYASNTRNPYSDIHKDKLYGHEDQLNENLHSSNHSFDLAPIKYSKKIVTCSPSTTVKDVAKIMNKKKVGAILIVDEMLPIGILTDKDLRNKIVTGDFPITTTAETIMTKPVITYPKKMTVTEAQMAMMKSNISHLCLTKDGTVNTKAVGILSKHDVMVALGNNPAVLIKALKRTKKIKEIKPIRNRIMQLLQGYLDQNIPMTLITKIITELNEACTNRVIEICLEKMSSPPPVKFAWLALGSQGRGEQMLHTDQDNAIVYENVNEVFKDETKIYFLKFAGFVNKGLFDIGYDYCPAEMMASNPKWCMSLDEWKNHVHHWITNPGKNEVLLSFIFFDYSLTYGDSEIVSQLSNYIFEDVKANPIFYMHLVSGALQSPSPTGFFRQFLVEQDGANKDNFDIKRRALMPLTDAARLLILSHSVKGISNTAERFEKLAELEPTNRELYLSCSYSFKALLKFRTKQGLLHHDSGQFIELESLTKMEKIKLKRTFKTIKELQELISVRFNISNLV from the coding sequence ATGAAAAATACCATTTCGCAAAGAGTTGCCGACTTTTTAAAAAATTATCCGCCATTTAATTTTTTGCATCAGAAAGATCTGGAAAAACTGTCGGAACAGATTTCTATTATTTATAAAGAAAAAGATGCTGTGATTTTTGCCGAAAATGACAAAACACATGATTCCTTTTACGTGGTTCATAAAGGAGCTGTGGCTTTGAAAAAAAACACAAAAAATACTGTTTTGGACATGTGTGATGAAGGCGATATTTTTGGATTGCGTCCGCTTTTGGCACAAGAAAATTATATTATGGAAGCGGTCGCGCATGAGGAAAGTATTTTATATGCTATTCCGATTGCGGTTTTTAAGCCTTATGCGTTGGAGAACAGAAATGTTGGCAATTTTTTGATCGAGAGTTATGCCTCAAATACCCGAAATCCGTATTCTGACATTCATAAAGATAAATTATATGGTCATGAGGATCAATTGAATGAAAATTTGCATTCGAGCAATCATTCTTTTGATTTGGCGCCGATAAAATATTCTAAAAAAATTGTGACCTGCAGTCCGTCAACTACGGTTAAAGATGTTGCAAAAATTATGAATAAAAAGAAAGTTGGTGCCATTTTGATTGTTGACGAAATGTTGCCAATTGGTATTTTGACCGATAAAGATCTTAGAAATAAAATCGTTACTGGCGACTTTCCAATCACAACTACAGCGGAAACTATAATGACAAAACCCGTTATTACATATCCAAAAAAAATGACGGTTACAGAGGCGCAAATGGCCATGATGAAAAGCAATATCAGCCATTTGTGTTTGACAAAAGACGGAACTGTAAATACCAAAGCTGTTGGAATTTTATCGAAACATGACGTTATGGTCGCGCTTGGAAATAATCCTGCAGTTTTGATAAAAGCTTTAAAACGCACCAAAAAAATCAAAGAAATAAAACCAATTCGCAATCGAATTATGCAATTGCTTCAAGGTTATCTGGATCAAAATATTCCGATGACTTTGATTACCAAAATCATCACAGAACTTAATGAAGCCTGCACCAATCGGGTTATTGAGATTTGTTTAGAAAAAATGAGCAGTCCGCCACCTGTGAAATTTGCTTGGCTTGCACTTGGAAGTCAAGGAAGAGGTGAACAAATGCTTCATACCGATCAGGATAATGCGATTGTTTATGAAAATGTAAACGAAGTTTTTAAAGACGAAACCAAAATTTATTTTCTAAAATTTGCCGGATTTGTCAATAAAGGCCTTTTTGATATTGGTTATGATTATTGTCCTGCCGAAATGATGGCTTCAAACCCAAAATGGTGTATGAGCCTCGATGAATGGAAAAATCATGTGCATCATTGGATCACAAATCCGGGCAAAAATGAGGTTTTATTGTCATTCATTTTCTTTGATTATAGTTTGACGTATGGCGACTCTGAAATTGTAAGCCAATTGTCAAATTATATTTTTGAAGATGTAAAGGCAAATCCGATTTTTTATATGCATTTGGTGAGCGGTGCTTTGCAAAGCCCTTCTCCTACCGGATTTTTCAGGCAGTTTCTAGTTGAACAAGATGGAGCCAATAAAGATAATTTTGATATTAAACGAAGAGCTTTAATGCCATTGACTGATGCTGCACGTCTTTTAATTTTATCTCATTCGGTAAAAGGAATCAGTAATACTGCGGAGCGTTTTGAGAAATTAGCCGAATTAGAACCGACCAATAGAGAACTGTATTTATCGTGTTCGTACTCGTTTAAAGCTTTATTGAAATTCAGAACCAAACAAGGTCTTTTGCATCACGATTCCGGCCAGTTTATCGAATTGGAATCTTTAACCAAAATGGAAAAAATTAAGCTGAAGCGTACTTTTAAAACCATAAAAGAACTTCAGGAACTTATTTCTGTACGTTTTAACATCTCAAATCTGGTATAA
- a CDS encoding DNA topoisomerase IV produces the protein MKKIIFLFPFLALVSCYNAEHNCKDFKTGKFKFETEVNGVKKTTFFERKDSIEIETFEGKTDTATIRWVSDCEYVLQKKHPKNMAEEKAISMKILTTAKDSYTFEFGLVGSEEKQRGTVYKVD, from the coding sequence ATGAAAAAAATTATATTCTTATTTCCTTTTCTGGCTTTAGTATCTTGCTATAACGCCGAACATAATTGCAAAGATTTCAAAACCGGAAAGTTCAAATTTGAAACCGAAGTCAATGGAGTTAAAAAAACTACTTTCTTTGAGCGAAAAGACAGTATTGAAATCGAGACTTTTGAAGGAAAAACAGATACTGCCACAATTCGCTGGGTGAGTGATTGTGAATATGTGCTGCAGAAAAAACATCCGAAAAACATGGCTGAAGAAAAAGCCATCAGTATGAAAATTTTAACCACTGCAAAAGATTCTTATACTTTTGAATTTGGATTGGTGGGCTCTGAAGAAAAACAGCGCGGAACAGTTTATAAAGTAGATTAA
- a CDS encoding DUF1572 family protein encodes MSADQSYLESAKKQFLYYKMLGEKAIDQLEPEQLFVSTNPDTNSIATIVKHISGNMLSRWTDFLTSDGEKDWRDRDSEFENDLQSKEQVLEIWNKGWNCLENTLQSLKADQLSDIIYIRNEGHTVIEAINRQLAHYPYHVGQIVFYAKQLKNSEWNSLSIPKNKSGNYNAEKFAKEKEIKNFADDELKRLK; translated from the coding sequence ATGAGTGCCGATCAATCTTATTTAGAAAGTGCAAAAAAGCAGTTTTTGTATTATAAAATGCTTGGTGAAAAAGCCATTGATCAGTTAGAGCCTGAACAGCTTTTTGTTTCAACTAACCCCGATACAAACAGCATCGCTACAATTGTAAAACATATTTCCGGCAATATGCTTTCGCGCTGGACCGATTTTTTGACTTCTGATGGTGAAAAAGATTGGCGTGACCGTGATTCAGAATTTGAGAATGATTTACAATCTAAAGAGCAAGTTTTGGAAATTTGGAACAAAGGCTGGAATTGTCTAGAAAACACTCTACAAAGTTTAAAAGCAGATCAACTTTCAGACATTATTTATATCAGAAATGAAGGCCACACGGTTATTGAAGCTATTAATCGTCAATTGGCGCATTATCCTTATCATGTTGGGCAGATTGTTTTTTATGCCAAACAATTGAAAAACAGCGAATGGAATAGTTTGTCGATTCCCAAAAACAAATCGGGAAATTATAACGCCGAAAAATTTGCTAAGGAAAAAGAAATCAAGAACTTTGCAGACGACGAATTAAAAAGATTGAAATGA
- a CDS encoding pentapeptide repeat-containing protein — translation MESLIHIQKTFEKVVYIDKKINNREFEDCVFKNCDFSNSNFGYNTFLDCEFIDCNLSMTSLAGTSLKNVTFRNCKLLGIAFNECDDFLFQVHFEESVLDYALFSNKKMPKTKFINCSVREVTFIGTNLTSSLFDNCDLDGAIFNETQLAGVNFKTAYNYKIDPEFNPMKKAQFSNEGIAGLLDKYDIKIV, via the coding sequence ATGGAAAGTCTAATTCACATTCAGAAAACATTCGAAAAAGTTGTTTACATTGACAAAAAAATAAACAATCGGGAGTTTGAAGATTGTGTTTTTAAAAACTGCGATTTTTCAAACAGCAATTTTGGCTACAATACTTTTTTAGATTGCGAATTTATTGATTGCAATCTCTCCATGACAAGCTTGGCAGGGACAAGTTTAAAAAATGTCACTTTTAGAAATTGCAAGCTTTTAGGAATTGCTTTTAACGAATGTGATGATTTTTTATTTCAAGTTCATTTTGAAGAAAGCGTTTTGGATTATGCATTATTTTCGAATAAAAAAATGCCAAAAACCAAATTCATTAATTGTTCCGTACGCGAAGTGACGTTTATTGGAACCAACTTAACGAGTTCGTTATTTGACAATTGCGACCTTGACGGTGCAATTTTCAATGAAACACAATTAGCCGGAGTTAATTTTAAAACGGCTTACAATTACAAAATCGATCCGGAATTCAATCCGATGAAAAAAGCGCAATTTTCTAATGAGGGAATTGCTGGACTTTTAGATAAATATGATATCAAAATCGTTTAA
- a CDS encoding type II toxin-antitoxin system RelE/ParE family toxin: MGKKIIWTNNALSQLEDIHFYIFFESKSITIADKVVNTIFDSTEILKTQPEIYKLDKQKTKNDGSFRVYSVYDYAVSYQTTKENIYILRVRHNAQKPKKHSWKV; the protein is encoded by the coding sequence ATGGGGAAGAAAATAATTTGGACAAATAATGCTTTGAGCCAATTAGAAGACATTCATTTTTACATTTTCTTTGAAAGTAAATCGATTACTATTGCTGATAAAGTTGTTAATACTATTTTTGATAGTACCGAAATTCTTAAAACTCAACCTGAAATCTATAAACTGGATAAACAGAAAACCAAAAATGATGGCAGTTTCAGAGTTTATTCTGTTTACGATTATGCGGTCTCTTACCAGACAACAAAGGAGAACATCTATATACTTCGAGTTCGTCATAATGCGCAAAAACCTAAAAAACATTCATGGAAAGTCTAA
- a CDS encoding DUF6095 family protein, with translation MATNKELLKKGVKYLSGALPLMFLGPTLIYNAFQNQHTNWHYLVLGIGIIACLSSMFLIFYGLKTIMKGLFND, from the coding sequence ATGGCAACAAATAAAGAATTACTAAAAAAAGGAGTGAAATATTTATCAGGCGCTCTGCCTCTTATGTTTCTTGGACCAACATTGATTTATAATGCTTTTCAGAATCAGCATACAAACTGGCATTATCTGGTTTTGGGAATCGGAATTATAGCTTGTTTGAGTTCAATGTTTTTGATTTTTTATGGATTGAAAACTATCATGAAAGGCTTATTTAATGACTAA
- the murQ gene encoding N-acetylmuramic acid 6-phosphate etherase: MTFTKTTEQASKYEHLEKMSVHELLSNINQEDKTVPYAVEKALPQIEALIPQIVEKLKLGGRLFYIGAGTSGRLGVVDASECPPTFGVPFDLVNGIIAGGDTAIRRAVENAEDNPTQAWIDLKNHKIDSNDVVIGIAASGTTPYVIGGLETCNQNNIITGCITCNAGSPLALTAQFPIEVVVGPEFITGSSRMKAGTAQKLVLNMISTAAMIQLGKVRGNKMVDMQLSNIKLVDRGVKMIMEEIPVSYDDASDLLKKYGSVRNAVDNYKR, from the coding sequence ATGACATTTACAAAAACTACTGAACAAGCCTCAAAATACGAACATTTAGAGAAAATGTCTGTTCATGAATTGTTGTCTAATATTAATCAAGAAGATAAAACTGTTCCTTATGCAGTAGAAAAAGCTTTGCCACAAATTGAAGCCTTGATTCCGCAAATAGTTGAAAAACTGAAATTAGGTGGCAGATTGTTTTATATTGGAGCTGGAACTTCTGGCCGACTTGGTGTTGTTGATGCTTCAGAATGTCCTCCAACATTTGGCGTTCCTTTTGATTTAGTAAATGGCATTATTGCAGGCGGTGATACTGCCATAAGACGTGCAGTAGAAAATGCAGAAGATAACCCTACACAAGCTTGGATTGATCTTAAAAACCATAAAATCGATTCAAATGATGTTGTAATCGGAATTGCGGCCTCGGGAACAACTCCTTATGTTATTGGGGGGCTAGAAACCTGTAATCAAAACAATATCATTACCGGCTGTATTACTTGTAATGCAGGAAGCCCATTGGCATTAACGGCGCAATTTCCTATTGAAGTAGTTGTAGGTCCTGAGTTTATAACCGGAAGTTCGAGAATGAAAGCGGGAACAGCACAAAAATTGGTTTTAAACATGATTTCGACTGCTGCGATGATTCAGCTTGGAAAAGTGCGCGGCAACAAAATGGTCGATATGCAATTGAGCAATATAAAATTAGTTGACCGAGGCGTTAAAATGATTATGGAAGAAATTCCTGTCTCGTATGACGACGCTTCAGATTTATTAAAAAAATACGGCAGCGTTAGAAATGCTGTTGACAATTATAAAAGGTAA
- a CDS encoding AraC family transcriptional regulator gives MDKLVFLDSVARIAVFVSLLLALFLLTVKTENKLANRLFACFIIFSAVDFSGLLAYSRPLEYMNIEFFRSTICLLEMPLIYLYVLAVCYSDFRLKWKHLVYTLPFVVMNFVLMPRIYLKSGAEKQYVLDHFNEMFEIYFFQILIEVQYWFYIVGMFLVLRKYRRIYLENYTNPSTSTYKWLFQMTCVFVVMHSITATKNLMRYTTSRDNFLWGNVLMVVMALCVICWFVMKALNHPELFRGINSKIQLTKEFLSKENNGITETVNDQDEAVLSQISALKNYMTEKEPYLDPSLTIQELSNQINIPVRDLSVLINHKMDQHFFDFVNEYRIEKAMGILKNPLKKELTVLEILYEVGFNSKSSFNAAFKKYTNLTPTAYRNAS, from the coding sequence ATGGATAAATTAGTCTTTTTGGATAGCGTTGCTCGCATTGCTGTCTTTGTTTCGTTATTACTGGCACTTTTTTTATTAACGGTAAAAACGGAAAATAAATTAGCTAATAGACTATTTGCTTGTTTTATTATTTTTTCAGCCGTTGATTTCAGCGGACTTCTAGCATATTCTCGTCCTTTGGAGTATATGAATATAGAATTCTTTAGAAGTACAATCTGTTTGCTGGAAATGCCTTTGATTTATCTGTATGTTTTGGCTGTTTGTTATTCTGATTTTCGATTGAAATGGAAACATTTAGTCTACACGCTTCCTTTTGTAGTGATGAATTTTGTTTTGATGCCGAGGATTTATTTGAAATCTGGGGCTGAAAAGCAATATGTTTTAGATCATTTCAATGAAATGTTTGAGATTTACTTTTTTCAAATTTTAATCGAAGTTCAATATTGGTTTTATATTGTCGGTATGTTTTTAGTTTTAAGAAAATACAGAAGAATTTATCTTGAAAATTATACCAATCCCAGCACTTCTACCTATAAATGGCTTTTTCAGATGACTTGCGTTTTTGTAGTCATGCATTCGATTACGGCTACAAAAAACTTAATGCGCTACACAACTTCCAGAGATAATTTTCTTTGGGGAAATGTTCTTATGGTAGTTATGGCGTTATGTGTGATATGCTGGTTTGTAATGAAAGCGTTAAATCATCCTGAACTTTTTAGAGGAATTAATTCTAAAATACAATTAACTAAAGAATTTCTTTCTAAAGAAAATAATGGTATAACAGAAACTGTAAATGATCAGGATGAAGCTGTCCTCTCTCAAATTTCTGCATTAAAAAATTATATGACAGAGAAAGAACCTTATCTCGATCCGTCGCTAACAATTCAGGAACTTTCAAATCAAATTAATATTCCGGTTCGGGATTTATCGGTTTTGATTAATCATAAAATGGACCAGCATTTTTTTGATTTTGTCAATGAGTATCGCATTGAAAAAGCTATGGGAATTTTGAAAAATCCGTTAAAAAAAGAGTTAACTGTTTTAGAAATCTTGTATGAAGTGGGTTTTAACTCAAAATCTTCCTTTAATGCCGCATTCAAAAAATATACAAATCTTACGCCAACAGCTTACCGAAATGCTTCGTAG
- a CDS encoding helix-turn-helix transcriptional regulator, protein MNRISFLTAMAGISVFVSLLLAFFLLTVQTKNKLANRLFACYLIFFALDNSGIFIDDNFIINHFNLEFFRWTICALILPAFYLYVLSVCFADFRLRSKHLLHLIPFIVTNAVFLFRLYLLSDAEKKLFYAHRDQSPEMFYMFFVLGLQTVVYSIGVFLVLKKYREIFQENYTNPRTSIFKWLFQIAMVLFVIYYLSIAKNMVRYAALDFLWIWSNTILQFLVLAVTCWFILKALNYPELFRGIDSKLLLARDIIHEHKNIDEVKENQNDEIATQIALLKKYMTEKEPFLDPSLTIQELSNQINIPVRDLSILINHHIDQHFFDFVNEYRIQKAMNILKNPLKNDLTVLEILYEVGFNSKSSFNTYFKKYTNLTPTAYRNAS, encoded by the coding sequence ATGAATAGGATAAGTTTTTTAACTGCCATGGCTGGAATATCAGTTTTTGTTTCCTTATTGCTGGCCTTCTTTTTGCTAACTGTGCAAACCAAAAATAAACTGGCAAATAGGCTATTTGCTTGTTATTTGATTTTTTTTGCGCTTGATAATAGCGGTATTTTTATTGACGACAACTTCATTATAAACCATTTTAACTTGGAGTTTTTTAGATGGACAATTTGTGCTTTGATATTACCAGCTTTTTATCTTTATGTATTGTCGGTTTGTTTTGCTGATTTTAGGTTAAGGTCAAAACATTTGTTGCATCTAATTCCGTTTATCGTTACAAATGCAGTTTTTTTGTTCAGACTTTATCTTTTGAGTGATGCCGAAAAAAAACTGTTTTACGCACATCGTGATCAATCTCCCGAAATGTTCTATATGTTTTTTGTTTTGGGCCTACAAACAGTCGTATATAGTATTGGCGTATTTTTAGTTTTAAAAAAATACAGAGAAATATTTCAGGAAAATTATACGAATCCAAGAACTTCTATTTTTAAATGGTTGTTTCAAATCGCCATGGTTCTGTTTGTGATCTATTACCTGTCGATCGCTAAAAATATGGTGCGATATGCTGCTTTAGATTTCTTGTGGATTTGGTCTAATACAATACTGCAATTTCTGGTTTTGGCGGTGACCTGCTGGTTTATTTTAAAAGCGCTGAATTATCCAGAACTTTTTAGAGGAATCGATTCTAAACTGCTATTGGCAAGAGATATTATTCATGAGCATAAAAATATTGATGAAGTAAAAGAGAATCAAAATGATGAAATTGCGACTCAAATTGCTTTGCTGAAAAAATACATGACAGAAAAGGAACCTTTTCTTGATCCGTCGCTTACTATTCAAGAACTTTCTAATCAAATAAATATTCCGGTTCGGGATTTGTCAATTTTGATTAATCATCATATTGATCAACATTTTTTTGATTTTGTAAATGAATATCGTATTCAAAAAGCGATGAATATTTTAAAAAATCCTTTAAAAAATGATTTGACCGTTCTGGAAATTTTATACGAAGTGGGTTTTAACTCAAAATCGTCGTTTAATACGTATTTTAAAAAGTACACTAATTTAACGCCTACAGCGTACCGAAACGCTTCATAA